In Hoeflea ulvae, one genomic interval encodes:
- a CDS encoding NYN domain-containing protein, with the protein MFDPREKIALFIDGANLYAASKSLNFDIDYRKLLKAFQSRGYLLRAYYYTALIEDQEYSSIRPLIDWLDYNGYKVVTKPAKEFTDSMGRRKIKGNMDIELAIDAMEQSDVVDHLVIFSGDGDFTSLVEALQRKGRKVTVVSSLTSQPPMIADDLRRQADYFIELSSLKSEIGRDPSERPMRPVAPAEDEEDDEFDD; encoded by the coding sequence GTGTTTGATCCAAGAGAGAAGATTGCATTGTTTATTGACGGGGCAAATTTATATGCCGCATCGAAAAGCCTCAACTTCGATATTGATTACAGAAAACTTCTCAAGGCCTTCCAGTCACGCGGCTATCTACTGCGCGCCTATTATTACACCGCACTGATCGAAGATCAGGAATATTCCTCGATCCGGCCGCTGATCGACTGGCTGGACTACAACGGATACAAGGTCGTTACCAAGCCCGCCAAGGAATTCACCGATTCCATGGGACGCCGCAAGATCAAGGGCAATATGGACATCGAACTGGCCATTGACGCGATGGAGCAATCCGACGTGGTCGATCACCTGGTCATCTTTTCGGGCGACGGCGACTTCACCTCGCTGGTCGAAGCGCTGCAGCGCAAGGGACGCAAGGTCACCGTGGTCTCGTCGCTGACCTCGCAGCCGCCGATGATCGCCGATGACCTGCGCCGCCAGGCCGACTATTTCATCGAACTGAGCAGCCTCAAATCCGAAATCGGCCGCGACCCGTCCGAACGGCCGATGCGGCCTGTAGCACCGGCCGAAGACGAAGAGGACGACGAATTCGACGATTGA
- the smpB gene encoding SsrA-binding protein SmpB has protein sequence MAPKKEDKSQYGKIVAENRKARFNYEIVETFETGLVLTGTEVKSLREGKANIADSYANEEGGEMWLINSYVPEYLQANQFNHEPRRRRKILVKAREIGRLAQAVQRDGMTLVPLKIYFNDKGIAKLQLALAKGKKLHDKRQTQKERDWNRDKSRLLRDRG, from the coding sequence ATGGCTCCGAAGAAAGAAGACAAGTCGCAATATGGCAAGATCGTCGCTGAGAACCGCAAGGCGCGGTTCAACTACGAGATTGTCGAAACGTTCGAGACAGGCCTGGTTCTTACCGGTACCGAAGTGAAATCACTTCGCGAAGGCAAGGCCAACATCGCTGACTCCTACGCCAATGAAGAGGGCGGGGAGATGTGGCTGATCAATTCCTATGTGCCGGAATATCTGCAGGCCAACCAGTTCAATCACGAGCCGCGGCGGCGGCGCAAGATCCTGGTCAAGGCCAGGGAAATCGGACGGCTGGCGCAGGCGGTGCAGCGCGACGGGATGACGCTGGTGCCGTTGAAAATCTATTTCAACGACAAGGGCATCGCCAAGCTGCAACTGGCGCTGGCCAAGGGCAAGAAGCTGCACGACAAGCGCCAGACCCAGAAGGAACGCGACTGGAACCGGGACAAGTCCCGGCTGTTGCGTGATCGCGGCTGA
- the dapA gene encoding 4-hydroxy-tetrahydrodipicolinate synthase, with translation MFKGSIPALITPFTENGAVDEDGFASHVERMIKAGSTGVVPVGTTGESPTLSHAEHKRVVELCVEVTAGRVPVIAGAGSNNTTESIELAVHAEHAGADAVLVVTPYYNKPTQKGLYQHFKAVAEATRLPIIIYNIPPRSVVDMSVETMAALNRDFANIIGVKDATGNLARVPEQRMACGKDFVQLSGEDPTALGYNAHGGVGCISVTANVVPQQCADFQEATLKGDYATALTMLDRLMPLHKAIFAEPGVAGVKYCLARMGLIKNVVRSPLTRVEPGTAALLDAALAQAGVAV, from the coding sequence ATGTTCAAGGGTTCCATTCCGGCCCTCATTACCCCTTTCACCGAAAATGGCGCGGTGGATGAGGATGGCTTTGCGAGCCATGTCGAGCGGATGATCAAAGCCGGCAGCACCGGTGTCGTGCCCGTCGGCACCACCGGCGAATCTCCGACGCTGTCCCATGCCGAGCACAAGCGGGTTGTCGAGCTGTGCGTCGAGGTTACCGCGGGCCGGGTTCCGGTGATCGCCGGCGCCGGATCGAACAATACGACGGAATCCATCGAACTTGCCGTTCATGCCGAACATGCAGGCGCCGATGCCGTGCTGGTGGTGACGCCCTATTACAACAAGCCGACCCAGAAGGGGCTGTACCAGCACTTCAAGGCTGTGGCCGAGGCCACCAGGCTGCCGATCATCATCTACAACATTCCGCCACGCTCGGTCGTGGACATGTCGGTGGAGACGATGGCGGCGCTGAACCGTGATTTCGCCAATATCATCGGCGTCAAGGATGCCACCGGCAATCTGGCCCGGGTGCCCGAGCAGCGCATGGCCTGCGGCAAGGACTTCGTGCAGCTTTCGGGAGAAGACCCGACAGCGCTTGGATACAATGCGCATGGTGGCGTCGGCTGCATTTCGGTCACCGCCAATGTGGTGCCACAGCAATGCGCCGATTTCCAGGAAGCCACCCTCAAGGGCGATTACGCCACTGCGCTGACAATGCTCGACCGGTTGATGCCGCTGCACAAGGCGATCTTTGCCGAGCCCGGCGTTGCAGGGGTCAAATATTGCCTGGCCCGGATGGGTCTGATCAAGAATGTTGTCCGATCCCCGCTGACAAGGGTCGAGCCGGGGACCGCAGCCCTGCTTGATGCCGCGCTTGCTCAGGCGGGTGTGGCCGTCTGA
- a CDS encoding lytic transglycosylase domain-containing protein, which translates to MSKIALAALFTLSTALATLTTAAPLPSGPVPLPVPKPGSISSETTAAVLKTNVTAPASHELKAGLEALGKGDAARARALRDAMPGNTLDQHILTWAIAVSGLEGVPSGEIARAATELKGWPGLTSLRQLSERALYFENPAAPKVLAAFGTSKPETAKGAIALIRALKASGDTKRARSLAAETWRTVNMDGRDARTFLSEFDSLLDKADHLRRMEMLLYRDHVNDAKALSQKAEAQSLYRAWAAVITNPAKAAGAIAAVDKSWHGRPSYLYLRIKHLRELERDKEAAALLAKMPRDPAALVDADEWWVETRVVSRGLYEKGDAKTAYRLAAAHLAQSPEEFAEAEFHAGWYALRGLKDASTAAKHFAAILGVANGQISRARAHYWMGRAAEAGAGGSASEHYARAAGFPSTFYGQLASAKLKRKSLNIAYPAPSDQDRVRFAGREAVRAIRKLEDAGYDWRADMLYRGLAAELDSPGELAILAALAEKRGDHRVSLQIGKIAWNRGLDVAALAYPLGAVPASANITGAGKALAYSIARQESAFNTSAVSPANARGLLQILPGTAKGVAARHGLPYSQSRLTSDAGYNATLGAHFLGEQITDFGGSYILTFIAYNAGPRRVSQWIDRFGDPRGRPLDEVIDWIEMIPFTETRHYVQRVMENYQVYKARLGQSASIEYDLRFGRR; encoded by the coding sequence ATGTCCAAGATCGCTCTCGCCGCGCTGTTCACGCTTTCCACAGCGCTTGCAACGCTCACCACCGCCGCCCCGCTGCCGAGCGGCCCGGTGCCCCTGCCCGTTCCGAAACCCGGCAGCATCAGCAGCGAAACCACGGCGGCCGTGCTCAAGACCAATGTGACCGCACCGGCGAGCCACGAGCTCAAGGCCGGGCTCGAAGCCTTGGGCAAGGGAGATGCCGCCAGGGCGCGGGCCCTGCGCGATGCCATGCCCGGCAACACGCTGGACCAGCACATCCTGACCTGGGCGATCGCCGTGTCGGGGCTGGAAGGCGTGCCCTCGGGCGAGATAGCCCGGGCGGCGACCGAACTCAAAGGCTGGCCGGGCCTCACCTCGCTGCGCCAGCTCTCCGAACGCGCCCTTTATTTCGAAAACCCGGCAGCGCCGAAAGTGCTTGCCGCCTTCGGCACGTCGAAACCTGAAACCGCCAAGGGCGCGATCGCACTGATCAGGGCCCTGAAGGCGTCCGGTGACACCAAACGCGCCCGCAGCCTTGCCGCCGAGACCTGGCGCACCGTCAACATGGACGGCCGCGACGCCCGGACATTCCTCAGCGAATTCGACAGCCTGCTCGACAAGGCGGATCATCTGCGGCGCATGGAGATGCTGCTTTACCGCGACCACGTCAATGATGCGAAGGCGCTGTCGCAAAAGGCCGAAGCCCAGTCGCTGTACCGGGCCTGGGCGGCGGTGATCACCAACCCGGCCAAGGCCGCCGGTGCCATCGCCGCGGTGGACAAATCCTGGCACGGCCGGCCCTCCTATCTCTATCTGCGCATCAAGCACCTGCGTGAACTCGAGCGCGACAAGGAAGCGGCCGCGCTGCTGGCAAAGATGCCGCGCGACCCCGCCGCCCTCGTCGATGCCGATGAGTGGTGGGTCGAGACGCGGGTGGTCAGCCGAGGCCTTTATGAAAAGGGCGACGCCAAGACCGCCTATCGCCTGGCTGCAGCACATCTGGCGCAAAGCCCGGAGGAATTCGCCGAAGCCGAATTTCATGCCGGCTGGTATGCCTTGCGCGGCCTCAAGGACGCCAGCACGGCCGCGAAGCATTTCGCCGCCATTCTGGGCGTCGCCAACGGCCAGATATCCCGCGCCCGCGCCCATTACTGGATGGGCCGCGCCGCCGAAGCCGGCGCCGGCGGCAGCGCGTCCGAGCATTATGCCCGCGCGGCCGGCTTTCCGTCGACATTCTATGGCCAGCTGGCCAGCGCAAAACTCAAGCGCAAATCGCTCAACATCGCCTATCCCGCGCCGAGCGATCAGGACCGGGTGCGATTTGCCGGCCGCGAGGCGGTCAGAGCCATCCGCAAGCTCGAGGACGCCGGCTATGACTGGCGCGCCGACATGCTCTATCGCGGGCTCGCCGCCGAACTCGACAGCCCCGGCGAACTGGCGATCCTTGCAGCCCTCGCCGAAAAGCGCGGCGATCACCGGGTGTCTTTGCAGATCGGCAAGATCGCCTGGAATCGCGGCCTGGATGTCGCGGCACTGGCCTACCCCCTGGGCGCCGTGCCGGCCAGCGCCAACATCACCGGCGCAGGCAAGGCGCTCGCCTATTCCATCGCCCGACAGGAAAGCGCGTTCAACACCTCGGCCGTTTCCCCGGCCAATGCCCGCGGATTGCTGCAGATCCTGCCGGGCACGGCCAAGGGCGTGGCGGCCCGCCATGGCCTGCCCTATTCGCAAAGCCGGCTGACCAGCGATGCCGGATACAATGCGACACTGGGCGCGCATTTTCTCGGCGAGCAGATCACCGATTTCGGCGGCTCCTATATCCTCACCTTCATTGCCTACAATGCCGGGCCGCGCCGGGTGTCGCAATGGATCGACCGTTTCGGCGATCCGAGGGGCCGTCCGCTTGACGAGGTGATCGACTGGATCGAGATGATCCCCTTCACCGAGACCCGGCATTACGTCCAGCGCGTGATGGAAAACTACCAGGTCTACAAGGCGCGGCTGGGACAATCCGCCAGCATCGAATACGATCTGCGCTTCGGCCGCCGCTAA
- a CDS encoding alpha/beta fold hydrolase, with the protein MADDKTGTTATRTQDGCADVFFSASDGLRLHACDYGRDNPATRNRLPVVCLPGLTRNTRDFHDLALILSRDETAPRRVVSFDYRGRGRSAWDKDSSRYSIVIEAEDVLSGMAALGLEHAIFIGTSRGGLIMHVLAAMRPGVMAAGVLNDIGPVIEGAGLVQIKAYLSRTSTPRSWAEAAEILAEAHQKAFPALTAQDWDDFARAVLVEKNGKLVPDYDPALLEGLKNVDLNTPVPTLWPQFEGLGGMPLMALRGENSTLLSSDTLIEMKNRVPSLQTATIPGQGHAPILHLSGIPEILRQFFASVDKQRRH; encoded by the coding sequence ATGGCGGATGACAAGACCGGCACGACGGCAACCAGGACACAAGACGGCTGCGCGGATGTGTTCTTTTCAGCCAGCGACGGCTTGCGGCTGCATGCCTGCGACTATGGCCGCGACAATCCCGCCACCCGCAATCGCCTGCCGGTGGTCTGCCTCCCCGGACTGACCCGCAACACCCGCGACTTTCATGATCTGGCGCTGATCCTGTCGCGCGACGAAACCGCACCGCGGCGGGTGGTCAGCTTCGACTATCGCGGCCGGGGCCGATCCGCCTGGGACAAGGATTCCTCCAGATACAGCATCGTCATCGAAGCCGAGGACGTGCTCAGCGGCATGGCGGCGCTCGGCCTGGAACATGCCATCTTCATCGGCACCTCTCGTGGCGGACTGATCATGCATGTGCTGGCGGCCATGCGCCCCGGCGTCATGGCAGCCGGCGTGCTCAATGACATCGGGCCGGTGATCGAGGGAGCAGGCCTGGTCCAGATCAAGGCCTATCTGTCGCGCACCTCCACGCCGAGGAGTTGGGCAGAGGCGGCAGAAATTCTCGCGGAAGCCCATCAAAAGGCCTTCCCGGCTCTCACCGCGCAGGACTGGGACGATTTCGCCCGGGCGGTTCTGGTGGAAAAGAACGGCAAGCTGGTGCCCGATTACGACCCCGCCCTGCTCGAGGGGCTCAAGAATGTCGATCTCAACACCCCGGTGCCGACCCTGTGGCCGCAATTCGAGGGTCTGGGCGGCATGCCGCTGATGGCGTTGCGCGGAGAGAATTCGACATTGCTCTCCTCCGACACGCTCATCGAAATGAAAAACCGCGTCCCCTCGCTGCAAACCGCCACGATACCCGGCCAGGGCCATGCGCCGATCCTGCATCTGTCGGGCATCCCGGAGATTCTCCGCCAGTTCTTCGCATCCGTCGACAAGCAGCGCCGGCACTGA
- a CDS encoding BON domain-containing protein, with the protein MHILKLWIWPGLAAVACLTALAIWFEAGGVEADLKARALAALRQDSAWAQVSLKGRDLTLTGLAPDQESRSTALEIAGAVYGVRVARDNSTLLPEEKPYRFTAEKTSNGVLLSGFVPNEAARAGIITGLSNLLPGIAVTDQMKLARGAPEGLVDLVNYGMAAFTRFSTGSLELTDHTLQVSGHALNPDDHDIALEALAAPPPAGGRVGSVDITPAAATNGYSWSASITAGSMDLTGYAPDAGARSGIVAAVQAAHPDLTVNDDMRFATGVPAGVDWQTAVGEALAVASHLSEGSVSIRGRVLDVSGQAVDSTHFRQVQERLAGGLAGGLVLGTADIGGEGQ; encoded by the coding sequence ATGCACATCTTGAAACTTTGGATATGGCCGGGACTGGCGGCAGTGGCCTGTCTGACCGCTCTGGCGATCTGGTTTGAAGCCGGCGGCGTTGAAGCCGATCTGAAGGCTCGGGCACTGGCCGCACTTCGCCAGGACAGTGCCTGGGCGCAAGTGTCGCTCAAGGGCCGCGATCTGACCCTGACCGGTCTTGCACCTGACCAGGAAAGCCGGTCCACAGCCCTCGAGATTGCCGGGGCCGTCTATGGCGTACGGGTTGCCAGAGACAATTCAACGCTGCTGCCCGAGGAAAAACCCTATCGCTTTACCGCCGAAAAGACCTCGAACGGGGTGCTGCTAAGCGGATTTGTTCCCAATGAGGCCGCGCGCGCCGGCATCATCACCGGGTTGAGCAATCTGCTGCCCGGTATTGCCGTGACCGACCAGATGAAACTGGCCCGCGGCGCGCCCGAGGGGCTGGTCGATCTGGTCAATTATGGAATGGCGGCCTTCACACGGTTTTCCACCGGCTCTCTCGAACTCACCGATCACACATTGCAGGTGTCGGGTCACGCGCTCAATCCCGATGATCACGACATTGCCCTTGAAGCGCTTGCAGCGCCTCCGCCTGCTGGCGGGCGTGTCGGCTCGGTCGACATCACCCCCGCTGCTGCGACGAACGGATATAGCTGGTCGGCATCGATCACCGCAGGTTCCATGGATCTCACCGGTTATGCGCCCGATGCAGGCGCACGCAGCGGCATTGTCGCCGCCGTCCAGGCTGCTCATCCGGATTTGACGGTGAATGACGACATGCGGTTTGCCACAGGCGTTCCCGCCGGCGTCGATTGGCAGACCGCAGTCGGCGAAGCGCTGGCGGTGGCATCGCATTTGAGCGAGGGCTCGGTTTCGATCCGGGGCAGGGTGCTCGATGTGTCGGGCCAGGCCGTTGATTCAACGCATTTCCGGCAGGTTCAGGAGCGGCTGGCGGGCGGATTGGCCGGCGGGCTGGTGCTTGGCACTGCCGACATCGGTGGTGAAGGGCAGTGA
- a CDS encoding porin, translating to MNIKSLLLGSAAALVAVSGARAADAIVAAEPEPVEYVRVCDAFGTGYFYIPGTETCLRIHGYVRYDVGAGELFERTSATGDETYNKRARFSFRTSTASETEMGTLRTYTELRFQWDTNAALTGYTNDGETSVNFAWVQLGGLRIGKDESVFTTFTGYAGSVINDGLIYDPGPFDTNLISYAYNGGAFRAALSLEQGDDSASATAGWGIDDYMPHVVAGVGYTAGMLDLSAVLGYDTREDIGLVNRGGWSAKVRANLTLNDQASVFAMVHYGENSSAYTTWANGASTEETFAVTAGGSYQLNDKASLNVQGQWQESNTVGQSDAWSLVGNVAYTLVPGLTLTPEVAYRDNGTVDGDAFGGFFRVQRSF from the coding sequence ATGAACATTAAGAGCCTTCTCCTCGGCTCCGCAGCAGCTCTCGTTGCTGTATCCGGCGCTCGCGCTGCAGACGCTATCGTTGCAGCAGAACCAGAACCCGTTGAATATGTTCGCGTTTGCGACGCTTTCGGCACCGGCTACTTCTACATCCCGGGCACAGAAACTTGCCTGCGCATCCACGGTTATGTCCGTTACGATGTCGGCGCCGGCGAACTGTTCGAACGCACTTCGGCCACTGGCGACGAAACCTACAACAAGCGCGCTCGCTTCTCGTTCCGCACATCGACCGCTTCGGAAACCGAAATGGGCACCCTGCGTACCTACACTGAGCTTCGCTTCCAGTGGGATACAAACGCTGCTCTGACAGGCTACACCAATGACGGCGAAACAAGCGTCAACTTCGCTTGGGTCCAGCTCGGCGGCCTGCGCATCGGTAAAGACGAATCCGTGTTCACAACCTTCACCGGTTATGCCGGTTCGGTCATCAACGACGGTCTCATCTACGATCCGGGCCCGTTCGACACCAACCTGATCAGCTATGCCTACAATGGCGGCGCTTTCCGTGCAGCTCTCTCGCTTGAGCAGGGTGACGACAGCGCATCGGCTACTGCCGGCTGGGGCATCGACGACTACATGCCGCATGTTGTTGCAGGCGTTGGTTACACCGCTGGCATGCTCGACCTGAGCGCAGTGCTCGGCTACGACACACGCGAAGACATCGGTCTCGTCAATCGTGGCGGCTGGTCTGCCAAGGTCCGTGCAAACCTGACCCTGAACGATCAGGCTTCGGTCTTCGCAATGGTCCACTACGGTGAAAACTCGTCGGCCTACACAACCTGGGCAAATGGCGCTTCGACCGAAGAAACCTTCGCTGTCACAGCCGGTGGTTCTTACCAGCTCAACGACAAGGCCTCGCTCAACGTGCAGGGCCAGTGGCAGGAAAGCAACACCGTTGGCCAGTCCGATGCATGGAGCCTCGTCGGCAACGTTGCATACACGCTGGTTCCCGGCCTGACACTGACACCTGAAGTCGCTTACCGCGACAACGGCACTGTCGATGGCGATGCGTTCGGCGGCTTCTTCCGCGTACAGCGTTCGTTCTAA
- a CDS encoding porin, whose amino-acid sequence MNIKSLLLGSAAALVAVSGARAADAIVAAEPEPVEYVRVCDAFGTGYFYIPGTETCLRIHGYVRYDIGAGELFEQTSVTGDETYNKRARFSFRTSTASETEMGTLRTYTEIRFQWDTNAAITQPGYTNNSETSVNFAWVQLGGLRIGKDESMFTTFTGYAGSVINDGLIYDPGPFDTNLISYTYNGGAFRAALSLEQGNDSFATATGVAGWGIDDYMPHVVAGIGYTAGMIDLSAVLGYDTRDDIGLINRGGWSGKIRANVTLNDQASIFAMLHYGENSSAYTTWANGASTEETFAVTAGGSYQLNDKASLNVQGQWRESNTLGVSDAWSLVGNVAYELVPGLTLTPEVAYRDNGTVNGDEFGGFFRVQRSF is encoded by the coding sequence ATGAACATTAAGAGCCTTCTCCTCGGCTCCGCAGCGGCCCTCGTCGCTGTATCCGGCGCTCGCGCTGCAGACGCTATCGTTGCTGCCGAGCCTGAGCCCGTTGAATACGTCCGCGTTTGCGACGCCTTCGGCACCGGCTACTTCTACATCCCAGGCACGGAAACCTGCCTGCGCATCCACGGTTATGTCCGTTACGACATCGGTGCTGGCGAACTGTTCGAACAGACATCGGTTACCGGTGACGAGACCTACAACAAGCGCGCTCGCTTCTCGTTCCGCACATCGACCGCTTCGGAAACCGAAATGGGCACGCTGCGCACCTACACGGAAATCCGCTTCCAGTGGGACACCAACGCTGCAATTACTCAGCCAGGCTACACCAACAACAGCGAGACAAGCGTCAACTTCGCTTGGGTCCAGCTCGGCGGCCTGCGCATCGGTAAAGACGAATCCATGTTCACGACCTTCACCGGTTATGCCGGTTCGGTCATCAACGACGGCCTCATCTACGATCCGGGCCCGTTTGACACCAACCTGATCAGCTACACCTACAATGGCGGCGCTTTCCGTGCAGCTCTGTCGCTTGAGCAGGGTAACGACAGCTTTGCGACTGCAACCGGTGTAGCCGGTTGGGGCATCGACGACTACATGCCGCATGTTGTTGCCGGTATCGGCTACACCGCCGGTATGATCGATCTGAGCGCAGTGCTCGGCTACGACACACGCGACGACATCGGTCTCATCAATCGTGGCGGCTGGTCGGGCAAGATCCGTGCAAACGTGACCCTGAACGATCAGGCTTCGATCTTTGCAATGCTGCACTACGGTGAAAACTCGTCGGCCTACACAACCTGGGCAAATGGCGCTTCGACCGAAGAAACCTTCGCTGTCACAGCCGGTGGTTCTTACCAGCTCAACGACAAGGCTTCGCTCAACGTGCAGGGCCAGTGGCGCGAAAGCAACACCCTCGGCGTCTCCGATGCCTGGAGCCTCGTCGGCAACGTTGCCTATGAACTGGTCCCTGGTCTGACACTGACACCTGAAGTCGCTTACCGCGACAACGGCACTGTCAATGGCGACGAATTCGGCGGCTTCTTCCGCGTCCAGCGTTCGTTCTAA
- a CDS encoding tyrosine-type recombinase/integrase produces MTPNTIGFDFSTELNYDGSMSPEPPDLESGTTYSSAPHAGASDPLRPSELWQQHAGALWENGRHKDNCYAFIHEIDEFMWLRKIATYDDMLIDRLVDYFRGIGNRNSTINRKLSALYRLLRKAERSGQITRLPTYLRLRERNSRVRFLTAEEEAKMFGSIGARSAHHELLCRFLVDTGARIGEALALKWGDIHNNTATFWITKSGKSRSVPLTNRAAQALESARAFGGSGPFNLISYPNFKYNWNQARKHNNFKEDPHMVPHILRHTCASRLVQAGIDLRRVQTFLGHQTIQMTLRYAHLATNDLDQCATALNAANIVAASKLEASARPAPPPPPQPRTAPKPVRRATSKSTASGTQKPAASGTRKPASPHPDAMHQQ; encoded by the coding sequence ATGACCCCCAATACAATTGGTTTTGATTTTTCTACTGAACTCAACTATGACGGGAGCATGAGCCCGGAACCACCAGACTTGGAATCAGGCACTACCTATTCGAGTGCACCCCATGCGGGCGCGAGTGATCCACTACGCCCTTCCGAGCTCTGGCAGCAGCACGCCGGCGCGCTCTGGGAAAATGGCCGTCACAAAGACAATTGTTACGCCTTTATTCATGAAATTGATGAGTTCATGTGGTTGCGAAAAATTGCAACCTATGATGATATGTTGATTGACAGGCTCGTGGATTATTTCCGCGGAATCGGCAACCGCAATTCAACCATCAATCGCAAGCTTTCCGCGCTTTATCGCCTGCTCAGGAAAGCGGAGAGGAGCGGACAGATTACACGGCTTCCGACCTACCTCCGATTACGCGAACGCAACTCCCGCGTGCGGTTTTTGACCGCCGAGGAAGAGGCGAAAATGTTCGGCAGCATCGGTGCGCGCAGCGCTCATCACGAGCTTCTGTGCCGCTTTCTGGTCGACACCGGCGCCCGGATCGGCGAAGCGCTGGCGCTCAAATGGGGCGATATTCACAACAATACTGCGACGTTCTGGATCACCAAATCCGGCAAGAGCCGCTCTGTTCCCCTGACCAACCGCGCTGCCCAGGCGCTGGAATCGGCACGCGCCTTTGGCGGCAGCGGGCCGTTCAACCTGATTTCCTATCCGAACTTCAAATATAACTGGAACCAGGCGCGCAAGCATAACAACTTCAAGGAAGACCCGCATATGGTGCCGCATATCCTGCGCCACACCTGTGCCTCGCGCCTTGTCCAGGCCGGGATCGACCTTCGGCGCGTACAGACTTTTCTCGGTCACCAGACCATCCAGATGACGCTGCGTTACGCCCATCTTGCCACCAATGACCTCGACCAGTGCGCCACCGCGCTCAACGCCGCCAATATTGTTGCGGCAAGCAAGCTGGAAGCATCCGCCCGGCCCGCGCCCCCGCCCCCGCCACAGCCGCGCACAGCGCCGAAGCCGGTGCGGCGGGCCACGTCGAAGAGCACCGCATCCGGCACCCAGAAGCCTGCCGCGTCAGGCACGCGCAAGCCGGCGTCGCCTCACCCCGATGCAATGCATCAGCAATGA
- a CDS encoding MYG1 family protein — MTPDFLVTHSGGFHADELLSSVILTRLFPDARVVRSRAPEWITPGEDRIIYDVGGAYDAEARIFDHHQRGAPLRDDGQPFSSFGLIWKHFGRDYLTAWGLPEVHVETVHAALDASFVLPIDLLDNGAMSPAVAGPLAVLTLPVLLETLKPVFDEPDPEALERAFGQALAIARSFFEARVAGSAAKLRAEDLVLEAVSAAGDSRVLELPRGMPFRPAVMKAGADHLLFVVHPRDRDWCLTGIRRADEGFEQRADLPEAWAGLTNGDLEAACGVQGASFCHNGRFIAAAKTREAALAMADLAVSEALAAQGQSAAR; from the coding sequence ATGACTCCAGATTTCCTCGTCACCCATTCCGGCGGCTTCCATGCCGACGAATTGCTGTCCAGCGTCATCCTGACCCGGCTTTTTCCGGATGCACGCGTGGTCCGCAGCCGCGCGCCGGAGTGGATCACGCCCGGCGAGGACCGCATCATCTATGATGTCGGCGGCGCCTATGATGCCGAAGCGCGGATCTTCGACCACCACCAGCGTGGTGCGCCGCTGCGCGACGACGGCCAGCCCTTCAGTTCCTTCGGCCTGATCTGGAAGCATTTCGGCCGAGATTATCTCACCGCCTGGGGCCTGCCGGAGGTCCATGTCGAGACCGTCCATGCGGCACTCGATGCCAGTTTCGTCCTGCCGATCGACCTGTTGGACAATGGCGCCATGAGCCCTGCCGTTGCCGGACCGCTGGCGGTGCTGACCCTGCCGGTTCTGCTCGAAACCCTCAAGCCGGTCTTTGACGAGCCGGATCCCGAAGCGCTGGAACGCGCCTTCGGCCAGGCGCTTGCCATCGCGCGCAGCTTTTTCGAGGCCCGGGTGGCGGGAAGTGCTGCAAAGCTGCGCGCCGAGGACCTGGTGCTAGAGGCGGTCTCGGCTGCCGGCGACAGCCGGGTTCTGGAACTGCCCAGAGGCATGCCCTTCCGCCCCGCGGTGATGAAGGCCGGTGCGGATCATCTGTTGTTCGTGGTTCACCCGCGCGACAGGGACTGGTGCCTGACCGGCATCCGCCGTGCCGATGAAGGCTTCGAACAGCGCGCCGATCTGCCCGAAGCCTGGGCCGGCCTGACAAATGGCGACCTGGAGGCCGCTTGCGGTGTGCAGGGCGCCAGCTTCTGTCACAATGGCCGTTTCATCGCCGCCGCCAAGACCCGCGAAGCCGCGCTCGCCATGGCCGATCTGGCCGTCAGCGAAGCCCTCGCCGCACAGGGTCAATCCGCCGCTCGATAG